From a region of the Actinomadura luzonensis genome:
- a CDS encoding ExeM/NucH family extracellular endonuclease, whose translation MHAKSRVPAILAAAGVLAGSIAALPAPSMAATPGTVVISQVYGGGGNSGAPLTNDYVELFNRSDAPVPLDGWSVQYTSATGTGNFAANRTALSGTLAPGQYHLLQLAAGSTPSGALPQPDGTGTLNLSGTAGKVALVRSADGLACNGSSTPCADDQLALIADLVGYGTANFAEGAPAPALTNATAAVRKGGGCADTDDNAADFEAAAPAPRNSATTPAPCAGGDTPTPTPTPTPTPTPTPTPTESCDTPATHQISQVQGSGETSPLAGQNVRVEGVVTGSFQGSGGLGGFAVQSLTPDADPATSEGLFVYSSSPVKAGDLVRVSGKATEYNGLTEISPATAVNVCGTGAVKPAKLRLPLKKDVAYERYENMLVTFPDDLTASELYNLGRYGEILLSAGGRLWQPTDRAGVDPAKDARRTILLDDGSNTQNPPTLPYHTEGSPTVRVGDEVEDLTGVLTYSFDVYRVQPTRPVVFEAENPRPARSERVGGDVRVAGLNTLNWFTTLGSRGATTAAERDRQLAKLVANITTLDPAVAGLMEVERNNDVALNALVDALNAKAGAGTYQAITHPNPGTDLIQTALIYQPAKVTPVGAARSSADPIFNRPPLVQTFTKAGRRGGETFTVVVNHFKSKGCTDSDGPATGPDADQGDGQSCYNAKRVKQAQAVLSLLGGLRLKNVLLLGDLNAYGEEDPIHTLEDAGLTSLSKKYVRKDDRYSYVFDGLSGELDHALADKGARKLVTGATIWHVNADEGRFMDYNTEFNPPYLYAPDPFRSSDHDPLLVGLDL comes from the coding sequence GCTCGATCGCCGCACTGCCCGCACCCTCCATGGCCGCCACCCCAGGAACCGTGGTCATCAGCCAGGTCTACGGCGGCGGCGGCAATTCCGGCGCCCCCCTGACCAACGACTACGTCGAGCTGTTCAACCGCAGCGACGCCCCCGTCCCGCTGGACGGCTGGTCGGTGCAGTACACCAGCGCCACCGGCACCGGGAACTTCGCCGCCAACAGGACCGCGCTCTCCGGCACCCTGGCCCCCGGCCAGTACCACCTCCTCCAGCTCGCGGCGGGCAGCACGCCCAGCGGCGCGCTCCCCCAGCCCGACGGCACCGGCACCCTCAACCTGAGCGGCACCGCGGGCAAGGTCGCGCTGGTCCGCTCGGCCGACGGCCTGGCCTGCAACGGCTCCTCCACCCCCTGCGCGGACGACCAGCTCGCGCTGATCGCCGACCTGGTCGGCTACGGCACCGCGAACTTCGCCGAGGGCGCCCCGGCCCCGGCCCTCACCAACGCCACCGCCGCCGTCCGCAAGGGCGGCGGCTGCGCCGACACCGACGACAACGCCGCCGACTTCGAGGCTGCGGCCCCCGCCCCGCGCAACAGCGCCACCACCCCGGCCCCCTGCGCGGGCGGCGACACCCCGACGCCGACGCCGACCCCCACCCCGACCCCGACGCCCACGCCCACGCCCACCGAGAGCTGCGACACCCCGGCCACGCACCAGATCTCCCAGGTCCAGGGCAGCGGCGAGACCAGCCCCCTCGCCGGTCAGAACGTCCGCGTCGAGGGCGTCGTCACGGGCTCCTTCCAGGGCAGCGGCGGCCTCGGCGGCTTCGCCGTGCAGTCCCTCACCCCGGACGCCGACCCGGCGACCTCCGAGGGCCTGTTCGTCTACAGCTCCTCCCCGGTCAAGGCGGGCGACCTGGTCCGCGTCTCCGGCAAGGCGACCGAGTACAACGGCCTCACCGAGATCTCCCCGGCCACCGCGGTGAACGTCTGCGGCACCGGCGCGGTCAAGCCGGCCAAGCTGCGCCTGCCGCTGAAGAAGGACGTCGCCTACGAGCGCTACGAGAACATGCTCGTGACCTTCCCCGACGACCTGACCGCGTCCGAGCTGTACAACCTGGGCCGCTACGGCGAGATCCTGCTCTCCGCGGGCGGCCGGCTCTGGCAGCCGACGGACCGCGCCGGCGTCGACCCCGCCAAGGACGCGCGGCGCACGATCCTGCTGGACGACGGCTCGAACACGCAGAACCCGCCCACGCTGCCGTACCACACCGAGGGCTCGCCCACGGTGCGCGTCGGTGACGAGGTCGAGGACCTGACCGGCGTCCTCACCTACAGCTTCGACGTCTACCGCGTCCAGCCGACGCGGCCGGTGGTCTTCGAGGCCGAGAACCCGCGTCCCGCCCGGTCGGAGCGGGTCGGCGGCGACGTCCGGGTGGCCGGCCTGAACACCCTCAACTGGTTCACCACGCTCGGCTCCCGGGGCGCCACCACCGCCGCCGAGCGCGACCGCCAGCTCGCCAAGCTGGTCGCGAACATCACCACGCTCGACCCCGCCGTCGCGGGGCTGATGGAGGTCGAGCGCAACAACGACGTGGCGCTGAACGCCCTGGTGGACGCGCTCAACGCCAAGGCCGGCGCGGGCACGTACCAGGCGATCACCCACCCGAACCCGGGCACCGACCTCATCCAGACCGCGCTGATCTACCAGCCGGCCAAGGTCACGCCGGTCGGCGCGGCCCGGTCGTCGGCCGACCCGATCTTCAACCGGCCGCCGCTGGTGCAGACCTTCACCAAGGCCGGCCGGCGCGGCGGCGAGACGTTCACCGTCGTGGTCAACCACTTCAAGTCCAAGGGCTGCACCGACTCCGACGGCCCCGCCACGGGCCCCGACGCCGACCAGGGCGACGGGCAGAGCTGCTACAACGCCAAGCGCGTCAAGCAGGCGCAGGCCGTGCTGTCGCTGCTCGGCGGGCTGCGGCTGAAGAACGTGCTGCTGCTCGGCGACCTCAACGCCTACGGCGAGGAGGACCCGATCCACACCCTGGAGGACGCCGGGCTGACCAGCCTCAGCAAGAAGTACGTCCGCAAGGACGACCGCTACAGCTACGTCTTCGACGGCCTGTCCGGCGAGCTGGACCACGCCCTGGCCGACAAGGGCGCGCGCAAACTGGTGACGGGCGCCACGATCTGGCACGTCAACGCCGACGAGGGCCGGTTCATGGACTACAACACCGAGTTCAACCCGCCCTACCTGTACGCGCCGGACCCGTTCCGCTCCTCCGACCACGACCCGCTGCTGGTGGGCCTGGACCTCTGA
- the rraA gene encoding ribonuclease E activity regulator RraA, translating into MTIVTADLYDERGDQLDSCELQLRQYGGRPAFAGPIVTVRCHEDNALLKSVLGEPGEGRVLVVDGGGSLRAALMGDVIAGLAVTNGWAGVVINGAVRDVAALRELDLGVKALGSNPRKSGKQGTGERDVPVTFGGATFHPGAELFSDDDGILVTRR; encoded by the coding sequence ATGACCATCGTCACCGCCGACCTGTACGACGAGCGCGGCGACCAGCTCGACTCCTGCGAGCTGCAACTGCGCCAGTACGGCGGCCGCCCCGCCTTCGCGGGCCCGATCGTGACCGTGCGCTGCCACGAGGACAACGCGCTGCTGAAGTCGGTGCTCGGCGAGCCGGGGGAGGGCCGCGTGCTGGTGGTGGACGGCGGCGGCTCGCTGCGGGCCGCGCTGATGGGCGACGTCATCGCGGGCCTCGCCGTCACGAACGGCTGGGCCGGCGTCGTGATCAACGGCGCCGTCCGCGACGTCGCCGCCCTGCGCGAGCTCGACCTGGGCGTCAAGGCGCTCGGCTCGAACCCCCGCAAGAGCGGCAAGCAGGGCACCGGCGAACGCGACGTCCCGGTCACCTTCGGCGGCGCCACCTTCCACCCGGGCGCCGAGCTGTTCTCCGACGACGACGGCATCCTGGTGACCCGGAGGTGA
- a CDS encoding MFS transporter — protein MSTRYRHAVLLAHSAGTQVITFVLRPTMSYRAIELDVPPALLGVLGASFALAPLLVALPAGHAADRYGERRMAVAGAVLLAGAAVAFATLGHAVVGLVAAGVLLGTGHLGSVIAQQALVANTTEQGRHDTAFGHYAFAASLGQAAGPLLITAFGGRGAIPDTGRIFAASCGLAVLLIGLAVLLPSHQAGRAAVEGGDLRTLLRLPGLLHALLTSCVVLAAVDITLTYLPALGTELGLTASAVGLLLTLRGLASMASRLFLGRLAQAVGRRRLLVVSTLGAAVAMLLTPVPMPLWTLAALLAVAGFGLGAGQPLTMSWLAESAPPGMRGRAMSLRLVGNRTGQLVIPGAAGLMAAGLGAAGVLLVTALSLGWAGVAARRLPVDP, from the coding sequence ATGAGCACGCGGTACCGGCACGCCGTGCTGCTGGCCCACTCGGCCGGCACGCAGGTGATCACGTTCGTGCTGCGGCCCACCATGTCCTACCGGGCGATCGAGCTGGACGTCCCGCCCGCGCTGCTCGGCGTGCTGGGCGCCAGCTTCGCGCTCGCGCCGCTGCTGGTGGCGCTGCCCGCCGGGCACGCCGCCGACCGGTACGGCGAGCGCCGCATGGCGGTGGCGGGCGCGGTCCTGCTGGCCGGCGCGGCGGTGGCGTTCGCCACGCTCGGCCACGCCGTCGTCGGGCTGGTCGCGGCCGGGGTGCTGCTCGGCACCGGGCACCTCGGCAGCGTCATCGCCCAGCAGGCGCTGGTCGCCAACACCACCGAGCAGGGCCGCCACGACACCGCCTTCGGCCACTACGCCTTCGCCGCGTCGCTCGGCCAGGCCGCGGGCCCGCTGCTGATCACGGCGTTCGGCGGGCGGGGCGCGATCCCCGACACCGGCCGCATCTTCGCCGCCTCCTGCGGCCTGGCGGTGCTGCTCATCGGGCTGGCGGTGCTGCTCCCGAGCCACCAGGCCGGCCGCGCCGCCGTCGAGGGCGGCGACCTGCGGACGCTGCTGCGCCTGCCCGGGCTCCTGCACGCCCTGCTGACCAGCTGCGTGGTGCTGGCCGCGGTCGACATCACCCTCACCTACCTGCCCGCGCTCGGCACCGAGCTGGGGCTGACCGCGAGCGCCGTCGGCCTGCTGCTCACCCTGCGCGGCCTGGCGTCCATGGCCTCGCGCCTGTTCCTCGGCCGGCTGGCCCAGGCGGTGGGCCGGCGGCGGCTGCTGGTCGTCAGCACGCTCGGCGCGGCCGTCGCCATGCTGCTCACCCCCGTGCCGATGCCGCTGTGGACGCTGGCGGCGCTGCTCGCCGTCGCGGGCTTCGGCCTGGGCGCGGGGCAGCCGCTGACGATGTCGTGGCTGGCCGAGTCCGCGCCGCCCGGGATGCGGGGGCGGGCCATGTCGCTGCGGCTGGTCGGCAACCGTACCGGCCAGCTCGTCATCCCGGGCGCCGCCGGGCTCATGGCCGCCGGCCTCGGCGCCGCCGGCGTCCTGCTCGTGACCGCGCTCAGCCTCGGCTGGGCCGGCGTCGCCGCCCGGCGGCTACCCGTCGATCCGTAG
- a CDS encoding VOC family protein, producing the protein MRPARPLQPAALGATSAVDQAGQFIARRPAALVPAARRALLCRPMRMLHLGLRVTDRERSLAFYTALGYVQLGFVPETGFGSLTMLKLPDDPFVSLELVHDAARPVKDTGAVNHLVVQVDDLDATIAGLAAKGVAAEPPADLGEGMRTSWLTDPDGYRIELVQWPPGHPAGMTAADFG; encoded by the coding sequence GTGAGACCGGCCCGGCCGCTCCAGCCGGCCGCGCTCGGCGCGACCAGCGCCGTGGACCAGGCCGGCCAGTTCATCGCCCGCCGGCCGGCGGCGCTGGTGCCCGCCGCCCGCCGGGCACTACTCTGCCGACCCATGCGGATGCTGCACCTCGGCCTGCGGGTCACCGACCGGGAACGTTCGCTCGCCTTCTACACCGCGCTCGGGTACGTTCAGCTCGGCTTCGTCCCCGAGACCGGGTTCGGCAGCCTGACCATGCTGAAGCTGCCCGACGACCCGTTCGTCAGCCTCGAACTCGTGCACGACGCCGCGCGGCCGGTCAAGGACACCGGCGCCGTCAACCACCTCGTCGTCCAGGTGGACGACCTCGACGCCACGATCGCCGGGCTGGCGGCCAAGGGCGTCGCGGCCGAGCCGCCGGCGGACCTCGGGGAGGGGATGCGGACGTCCTGGCTGACCGACCCCGACGGCTACCGGATCGAGCTCGTGCAGTGGCCGCCCGGCCACCCGGCGGGCATGACGGCGGCCGACTTCGGGTAG
- a CDS encoding nuclear transport factor 2 family protein has product MRTVPELLAANLHDVFGNRDAAARRAAIDEIYAEDVVFTDPEGVTRGRDALEEKARRLLDRVPPEFVFAEDGPRYASAGRGALAWAFGPEGAPAVRGLDVISVTDGRIAEIVTLFAAT; this is encoded by the coding sequence ATGCGCACCGTGCCCGAACTGCTCGCCGCGAACCTGCACGACGTCTTCGGCAACCGGGACGCCGCGGCCCGCCGCGCGGCGATCGACGAGATCTACGCCGAGGACGTCGTGTTCACCGACCCGGAGGGCGTCACGCGCGGCCGGGACGCCCTGGAGGAGAAGGCGCGGCGGCTGCTCGACCGGGTGCCGCCGGAGTTCGTCTTCGCCGAGGACGGCCCGCGTTACGCGAGCGCCGGCCGGGGCGCCCTCGCCTGGGCCTTCGGGCCCGAGGGCGCGCCGGCCGTGCGCGGCCTCGACGTCATCAGCGTCACCGACGGGCGGATCGCCGAGATCGTCACCCTGTTCGCGGCGACGTGA
- a CDS encoding SDR family oxidoreductase, giving the protein MGQLTGKTALVTGATAGIGLAAARRLAAEGAYVFLTGRRQDALDAAVAELGANAAGVRADVSDLADLDRVAAAIRDRGEGLDIVFANAGGGEFAALGDITWQHYADTFNTNVGGTLFTVQAVLPLLNRGASIVLTSSNIDVKGAAAFSVYAASKAALRSFTRSWAAELVGRDVRVNSIAPGPIGTPGLSGLAPDAEGAEQLLKGLAAGVPMNRLGRPEEVADAVVFLASDASTFMTGAEIYVDGGASQI; this is encoded by the coding sequence ATGGGACAGCTCACCGGCAAGACCGCTCTCGTCACCGGCGCCACCGCCGGCATCGGCCTCGCGGCGGCCCGCCGCCTCGCCGCCGAGGGCGCGTACGTCTTCCTCACCGGCCGCCGCCAGGACGCGCTCGACGCCGCCGTCGCCGAGCTGGGGGCGAACGCCGCCGGCGTCCGGGCCGACGTGTCCGACCTGGCCGACCTCGACCGCGTCGCCGCGGCGATCCGGGACCGCGGCGAGGGACTGGACATCGTGTTCGCCAACGCCGGCGGCGGCGAGTTCGCCGCGCTCGGCGACATCACCTGGCAGCACTACGCCGACACCTTCAACACCAACGTCGGCGGCACCCTGTTCACCGTGCAGGCGGTGCTGCCGCTGCTCAACCGCGGCGCCTCGATCGTGCTGACCAGCTCCAACATCGACGTGAAGGGCGCGGCGGCCTTCAGCGTCTACGCCGCCAGCAAGGCGGCCCTCCGCTCCTTCACCCGGAGCTGGGCGGCCGAGCTGGTGGGCCGCGACGTCCGGGTCAACAGCATCGCCCCCGGACCGATCGGGACGCCGGGCCTGAGCGGCCTCGCGCCCGACGCCGAGGGCGCGGAGCAGCTGCTCAAGGGCCTCGCGGCCGGCGTCCCGATGAACCGGCTCGGCCGTCCTGAGGAGGTCGCCGACGCGGTCGTCTTCCTCGCCTCCGACGCCAGCACGTTCATGACCGGAGCCGAGATCTACGTGGACGGCGGCGCGAGCCAGATCTGA
- a CDS encoding TetR/AcrR family transcriptional regulator: MAKKIRERGRPRGFDADAALDRAIEVFWRQGYEGASLTDLTDAMGVNRSSMYAAYGNKEDLFRRAVARYAEADMAYAREALAEPTAYRVIERFLRANADALTRPDRPAGCLSVQGGLSAGSDGGSVARFLAASRLAGERALAERLARAVEEGDLPPGTDPAALARYVMVVSEGNAVHAAAGVDRAGLHATVDLALRAVPANAAPQDGDA; the protein is encoded by the coding sequence ATGGCGAAGAAGATCCGGGAGCGTGGCCGCCCGCGCGGCTTCGATGCCGACGCGGCCCTCGACCGGGCGATCGAGGTGTTCTGGCGCCAGGGATACGAGGGCGCCTCGCTCACCGACCTCACCGACGCCATGGGCGTCAACCGGTCGAGCATGTACGCCGCGTACGGCAACAAGGAGGACCTGTTCCGCCGGGCCGTCGCCCGCTACGCCGAGGCCGACATGGCGTACGCGCGCGAGGCGCTCGCCGAGCCCACCGCCTACCGCGTCATCGAGAGGTTCCTGCGCGCCAACGCCGACGCGCTCACCCGGCCCGACCGCCCGGCGGGCTGTTTATCGGTCCAGGGCGGCCTGTCCGCCGGCAGCGACGGCGGCAGCGTCGCCCGCTTCCTGGCCGCGAGCCGGCTGGCCGGCGAGCGGGCGCTGGCCGAGCGCCTGGCCCGCGCGGTCGAGGAGGGCGACCTGCCGCCCGGGACCGACCCGGCGGCCCTCGCCCGGTACGTCATGGTCGTCAGCGAGGGCAACGCGGTGCACGCCGCGGCCGGTGTGGACCGGGCGGGCCTGCACGCCACCGTGGACCTCGCCCTGCGGGCCGTCCCGGCGAACGCCGCACCTCAGGACGGCGACGCCTGA
- a CDS encoding PP2C family protein-serine/threonine phosphatase, protein MGLDIHEYLSVLSEVSSAMTSSLDADTALRRLCRILVPRMADWCAADLVEGDSIRRVSVAASGAGRRPAYLTDKVGPLPRETEELLRRLLRATDPLLIRATPTAPQQEAPEQEAPLRLPAGGSAIVAPLRVRGNALGALTLARLGPGAPLTDADLPLVTDLAHRAALAVDNTRLYGMQHEMATRLQHAMLPRLPDLGPLRLAAAYLPARESSQVGGDWYDAFRLSDGTPALVIGDVEGHDIAAATQMGEVRNMLRALAFDGREEPSATVSRLDRALAGVGGRLLTTMVLARVEGPAAGRWRMRWTNAGHPGPLLITRDGGTGFLEEGRSALLGLDPALSRADAVTALPPGSTVLFYTDGLIERRTEPLERGMTRLRRRAGALAGADAQTYCDELIALAGAANEDDLALLALQLPEEPG, encoded by the coding sequence ATGGGGCTGGATATTCACGAGTACCTGAGCGTGCTCTCCGAGGTGTCCTCGGCCATGACCAGCAGTCTGGACGCCGACACGGCGCTGCGCAGGCTGTGCCGGATCCTCGTGCCGCGGATGGCCGACTGGTGCGCCGCCGACCTGGTCGAGGGAGACTCCATCCGTCGGGTCAGCGTGGCGGCGAGCGGGGCGGGGCGGCGGCCCGCGTACCTGACCGACAAGGTGGGGCCGCTGCCGCGCGAGACGGAGGAGCTTCTCCGGCGGCTCCTCCGCGCCACGGACCCGCTGCTGATCCGCGCCACCCCCACCGCGCCGCAACAGGAGGCGCCGGAGCAGGAGGCGCCGCTGCGGCTGCCGGCCGGGGGCTCCGCGATCGTCGCCCCGCTGCGCGTGCGCGGCAACGCGCTCGGCGCGCTGACCCTCGCCCGCCTCGGCCCCGGCGCCCCTCTCACGGACGCGGACCTGCCGCTCGTGACGGACCTGGCCCACCGCGCCGCCCTCGCCGTGGACAACACCCGCCTGTACGGCATGCAGCACGAGATGGCCACGAGGCTCCAGCACGCCATGCTGCCGCGGCTGCCCGACCTCGGCCCGCTGCGGCTGGCCGCGGCCTACTTGCCCGCGCGGGAGTCGTCCCAGGTGGGAGGCGACTGGTACGACGCCTTCCGGCTCTCCGACGGCACCCCGGCCCTGGTGATCGGCGACGTCGAGGGGCACGACATCGCGGCCGCCACCCAGATGGGCGAGGTCCGCAACATGCTGCGCGCCCTGGCCTTCGACGGACGCGAGGAGCCGAGCGCCACCGTGTCCCGGCTCGACCGGGCGCTCGCCGGGGTCGGCGGGCGGCTGCTCACCACCATGGTGCTGGCCCGCGTGGAGGGGCCCGCCGCCGGCCGCTGGCGGATGCGCTGGACCAACGCCGGCCATCCCGGGCCGCTGCTGATCACCCGTGACGGCGGCACCGGCTTCCTGGAGGAGGGCCGCTCGGCGCTGCTGGGCCTCGACCCCGCCCTGTCGCGGGCCGACGCCGTGACGGCGCTCCCGCCCGGCTCGACGGTCCTGTTCTACACCGACGGGCTGATCGAGCGCCGCACGGAGCCGCTGGAGCGCGGCATGACCCGGCTGCGCAGGCGGGCGGGCGCGCTCGCGGGGGCCGACGCCCAGACGTACTGCGACGAGCTGATCGCCCTCGCCGGCGCCGCCAACGAGGACGACCTCGCGCTGCTGGCACTCCAGCTTCCGGAGGAGCCGGGCTGA
- a CDS encoding cold-shock protein: MATGTVKWFNSEKGFGFIAQDGGGADVFAHYSNIVSNGGYRELTEGQKVAFDVVQGQKGPQAENIVAA; this comes from the coding sequence ATGGCCACCGGTACCGTCAAGTGGTTCAATTCGGAAAAGGGCTTCGGCTTCATCGCGCAGGACGGCGGCGGCGCCGACGTCTTCGCGCACTACTCCAACATCGTCTCGAACGGCGGCTACCGTGAGCTGACCGAGGGTCAGAAGGTCGCCTTCGACGTCGTGCAGGGCCAGAAGGGCCCGCAGGCGGAGAACATCGTCGCCGCCTGA
- a CDS encoding quinone oxidoreductase family protein: MHAAVITAPDAPPVYRDHPDPAAGHPGEQVVEVLAAGLHHLTRGRATGGHYSSGGVYPLVPGMDGVVRDQEGNLRYVVMDDTPLGTFAERTLIDPRRSVILPDGIDPVRIAAAMNPAMSSWVALRRRIAFQAGQRVLVLGATGNAGRMAVQIAKLFGAAQVIAAGRDTTRLKELTALGADETITFDEAEQAADVDVVIDYVWGEPAAGAMIPMLTARADRGRPLTWIQIGSVAGPAAPVPSMALRAARLRIVGSGIGSVPARDFIAELPELAAAVAAGAIDVRARAVPLAEVARAWTAETGDRVVLVP, translated from the coding sequence ATGCACGCCGCCGTCATCACCGCGCCCGACGCCCCGCCGGTCTATCGCGACCACCCCGACCCCGCCGCGGGCCACCCCGGCGAGCAGGTCGTCGAGGTCCTCGCGGCCGGACTGCACCACCTGACCAGGGGCCGGGCGACCGGGGGCCACTACTCCAGCGGCGGCGTCTACCCGCTGGTCCCCGGCATGGACGGCGTGGTCCGCGACCAGGAGGGCAACCTCCGCTACGTGGTCATGGACGACACGCCCCTCGGGACGTTCGCCGAGCGCACCCTCATCGACCCGCGCCGCAGCGTGATCCTGCCCGACGGCATCGACCCCGTACGGATCGCCGCCGCGATGAACCCGGCCATGTCGTCCTGGGTCGCGCTGCGCCGCCGGATCGCCTTCCAGGCCGGGCAGCGCGTCCTCGTCCTCGGCGCCACCGGGAACGCCGGCCGCATGGCGGTCCAGATCGCCAAGCTGTTCGGCGCCGCCCAGGTCATCGCCGCCGGCCGCGACACCACCCGGCTGAAGGAGCTGACCGCGCTCGGCGCCGACGAGACGATCACCTTCGACGAGGCCGAGCAGGCGGCCGACGTCGACGTGGTCATCGACTACGTGTGGGGCGAGCCCGCCGCCGGCGCCATGATCCCGATGCTCACCGCCCGCGCCGACCGCGGCCGGCCGCTCACCTGGATCCAGATCGGCTCGGTCGCCGGCCCGGCCGCGCCCGTCCCCTCCATGGCGCTGCGCGCCGCCCGGCTGCGGATCGTCGGCAGCGGCATCGGCTCGGTCCCGGCGCGCGACTTCATCGCCGAGCTGCCGGAGCTGGCCGCCGCGGTGGCCGCGGGCGCGATCGACGTACGGGCCCGCGCCGTGCCCCTCGCCGAGGTCGCGCGGGCGTGGACCGCCGAGACCGGCGACCGCGTCGTGCTCGTGCCCTGA
- a CDS encoding MarR family winged helix-turn-helix transcriptional regulator, with protein sequence MTADDAMDALVRTTFEVAGVLTRVAGEHDLSLTQLRVLGILRDRRARVTELAAYLGLDKSTLSGLIDRGQRRGLLARGKNPGDGRVVEVYMTEEGHELAERVREEIRRALAPRTGRLDPGQLDHLAELLELVLPRP encoded by the coding sequence ATGACCGCCGACGACGCCATGGACGCCCTCGTCAGGACCACCTTCGAGGTGGCGGGCGTGCTGACCCGCGTCGCCGGCGAGCACGACCTGTCGCTCACCCAGCTACGCGTGCTCGGCATCCTCCGCGACCGCCGCGCCCGCGTCACCGAGCTGGCCGCCTACCTCGGCCTGGACAAGTCCACGCTGTCCGGCCTCATCGACCGGGGCCAGCGCCGAGGGCTGCTGGCGCGCGGCAAGAACCCCGGCGACGGCCGGGTCGTCGAGGTGTACATGACCGAGGAAGGGCACGAACTGGCCGAACGCGTGCGGGAGGAGATCCGCCGCGCCCTGGCCCCCAGGACCGGCCGCCTCGACCCCGGCCAGCTCGACCACCTCGCCGAGCTGCTCGAACTCGTCCTGCCCCGCCCGTAG
- a CDS encoding response regulator: MTAPVRVLVCDDQALIRTGFATIIDAQPDLEVVGECGDGRAAVELARRLRPDIVVMDVRMPVLDGIEATRLLAGAGVEQPVKVLVVTTFNLDEYVYEALRAGASGFLLKDAPPAQLLHGIRTVAAGAALLAPEVTRQLVGRYASRIRPAEGTPDDPALTPRELEVLRLIADGLSNSEIAATLVISQETVKTYVSRILTKLGLRDRVQAVVYAYRRGLVT, encoded by the coding sequence GTGACGGCGCCGGTCCGGGTGCTGGTCTGCGACGACCAGGCGCTGATCCGCACCGGGTTCGCCACGATCATCGACGCGCAGCCCGACCTGGAGGTGGTGGGCGAGTGCGGTGACGGGCGGGCCGCGGTGGAGCTCGCCCGCAGACTGCGCCCCGACATCGTGGTGATGGACGTGCGGATGCCGGTGCTCGACGGCATCGAGGCGACCCGCCTGCTGGCCGGCGCCGGGGTGGAGCAGCCGGTCAAGGTGCTCGTGGTGACGACGTTCAACCTGGACGAGTACGTCTACGAGGCGCTGCGCGCCGGCGCGAGCGGGTTCCTGCTCAAGGACGCCCCGCCGGCGCAGCTCCTGCACGGCATCCGTACCGTCGCGGCGGGCGCGGCGCTGCTGGCGCCCGAGGTGACGCGGCAGCTCGTCGGCAGGTACGCCTCCCGCATCCGCCCCGCCGAGGGCACGCCGGACGACCCGGCGCTGACCCCGCGCGAGCTGGAGGTGCTGCGCCTGATCGCCGACGGACTGTCCAACAGCGAGATCGCGGCCACCCTGGTGATCAGCCAGGAGACCGTGAAGACGTACGTGTCGCGCATCCTGACCAAGCTCGGCCTGCGCGACCGCGTGCAGGCCGTCGTGTACGCCTACCGCAGGGGCCTGGTGACCTGA